From the Candida dubliniensis CD36 chromosome 2, complete sequence genome, the window AACATTATATTGGTTGGTGTTCATTCTGGTAGGTTGAATTGTGTTAGATGCGGTTAAGTATGATATGTGTAACTATTTGATATAAAGAATTGTTATATAACTAttgtaaaaattgataCCGTAGTTCAAATTggtttgaaaatattgttgtaaatTGGGAAGAaattttgcaaaaaaaaaaaaaaaaagaaaaagaaaaatactGATAGACTCGATAGTTAGTCAGTAGTATGTTCAAACACCCTTGAATCATCTCTTCTAATGcgttttgaaaaatgtgCAAGATTGTATGTACAGAGTAATAGGACACTTGTTTTATgccaacaaaaaagaaggagAAGATCAATTTGCTACAGTTGATGTTGACGCAACATCTAACACACACATTTAAGTCATATGCTCTATAACGTCGGTATAACCTTAACAAGAATCAACTAGGTCAGAAGTTCTCCTTAGCGTCTGAAATATATGTAACAAGATAATGGTTGCGCCAGACACCTTCATCAACTTCATTACCCTGACGGTCAAGTCATTTTCTACCAACCAGTTTCCCCataaatttacaaaaaggAATCTTCCGAAAAAAACTCAACTTCTcataaaagaaaaccagTCAATAGAAGGGCCGAATCGTTGAAGATAACGCGAGATTTCATCATGTAAGTATAAAACTTGGAAGGTCatacaaagaaaagaaagaaaaaaaggggaaaaaaaaaaactgttaaaaaaaaaatttcttcttctatcAAGTTATATTTATACACTCTGCAAGTCGTGCACATTTGTTCAAGAACATCTCATCTGAAAATTCAGGATGTAGACcgaattttttttttttttttccttttctacAAGTAAATCCATAATACCAAAACCCTAAGATTCTTCTAGTCTATTTACATTCAAACAACCAAAAGCAAATAACATCATGGCTCCGAAAAGAAAATCTGTGAAAGGTGGTGTTGAGcctaaaaataaaaaagtgAGGGCCATAATCCCGCAAAAGGATCCCGATACTTTATTATCTTTGGAAGAACTAACCAAGTTGAGTAATGAAATCGATGAATCACTAAAATTTAACAACTTAGTTCCATTATTAGaacaattcaaattgataaaaacgaaattgattaaaaacATTGATTCCGATGTTGAAAATACAGCCCGTAAGCTAGCACTTTTACTTTAcagaaatttcaataaaattaatgatgaaataaTCTCGAACGGTGGTAACAGTGATAGATCTGCCCTTTCCGAggataaaaaaataatcatcaaatgGTTACTGGAAAAATATACAACTTTCAAAGACATTATTTGTGGGTTTATTAAAGACAAATTGGCTGGTCCGACTTCATTACAGTTGGATTTGCTTGACATcattttgaatttcattAAGTCAGAAAGTCAACGTAAATCGTCAACATCAGAAGTGATATTCTTCCCTACTCAGTCTTACAAGTCATTAATTGAAAGCATTTTGAATAGTAAAAATGGGAAAGTTCTGTTTGATGGTACTTCcgaaaattttattattttggaATTTCTTGATAAGCTTCAAAAGTATTGGGACTTACAATTTTACTTTTACAACAATTTGTCAGAAGTATTGAATGAATGGAAGCAAGAAAAGTCTGAAAAAGATTTGCAGCTTGTTTTTGCCAATTTTTTAACCATTTTACGAAAGGGTTTATTATTCAACGAAAAAACATTAGAGGATGAACCACTTTGGATTGCACCCAATAAGGAAGGAAAATTGCCTTCTTCATTGTACAAACACACTTTGTTCAAGTCACAATTCCAAAAATCAGTAATTGCAATGCTATCATATCCTTTGTCACAAGAACAGTACAAGTCAGTATTAATGATCTTACACAAGAGAATAATACCATATATGTCCCAACCGCAAGCATTGATGGATTTTTTGACTGATTGTTATGATCTTACTGACGATTTAATTGTTCCCATACTAGCATTAAATTCATTGTATGAGTTGATGAAAAGTTATAATTTGGAGTATCCAGACTTTTATTCCAAGTTATATTCGTTGTTGACGCCAGAGCTTTTATATACAAAGTACCGTTCAAGGTTTTTCCGTTTATGCGATTTGTTTTTAAGCTCAACTCATTTATCAGCCAATTTGGTTGCgtcatttattaaaaagtTAGCCAGAATATCGTTAGCTGCAAGTGCTTCGGGGGTTGTTATCATCATACCATTTATatacaatttattgaaaaaacaCCCCACTTGTATGATCATGTTGCACAGGGAAGATACGGAAACTGGTTACCAAGATCCGTTCAACAGCGAAGAAAAAAACCCTTTGCATACTGAGGCCATCAAGTCGTCACTATGGGAGTTAGATACTTTAATGACACACTACCATCCTAACGTTGCGACCTTGGCGAAAATATTTGGTGAGCCTTTCAGGAAACCAAGCTACAACATGGAGGATTTCTTGGATTGGAGTTATAATTCGTTGTTACAAAGCGAGTATGATAGAAAATTCAAAGATAAAAACTCAGCTTTAGAGTTCGAAGAGTTTGATAAAGTACTTGATGCTCCAAACAATGGCAGCAAAAATCTGTTATTAGAAGGGTGGACTTTAGTTTAATTTGCAATGTAAGATATTTATACAGTTGTGATACAAAGCCGGTAATGACACGACTGGAGTGTGTAGGGCAACAATTTACAAAGAAAGTACACGCACCTTTTAATTTGTCTCTTTTGGGAAATCTAATGGGACACGTCTTGGGATGAGAAATAAatgggaaaaaaaataattttttatttttcttgacCACGAAAGCTTCCCACAATTATATCTTAtactttttccttttttttttggatttatttatttttttttttttgtttacttttctttattcttTATACTATTCAAAcactttaattaataatggatGACCGATTTTTGAATCCACCATCTACAGCTGATCAAGATGATACTACTCAACCACTTGATGCCATCTTTGGTGATAGAGTAAGGAGATTTCAAGAGTTTTTAGATCGAATTGATTCTAATACAGGTATAGATTACAGATCCATTATCAAAGATATGTTAATCAAAAGCAAGTTTAGATTAAgtgtttcaattgatgagATAAGAGAGTTTGACAGAGAATTTTGGTTAGGGTTGCTCAACCAACCAGCTGACTATCTACCAGCTTGCGAAAGAGCTTTAAGAGACACGGTTTTGGCTATTTACGACCCACAGGATCCAAGCTTTCCACATGATAGTTATGACCCCAATCAACAgtattatttatcatttaaagGAGCTTTTGGAGGACACTCACTTACTCCTAGATCGATTGATTCCAGCTTTCTTTCCAAAATGGTTTCCATCGAAGGTATTGTGACTAGAGCTTCATTGGTAAGACCAAAGGTTATAAGATCGGTTCATTATGCTGAAAAGACAGGGAGATTTTATGCACGTGAATACCGTGACCAAACAACATCTTTTGATGCAATTGCAACTCCGGCTATATATCCAACTGAAGATATGGAAGGTAACAAATTAACTACAGAATACGGTTATTCCACTTACAGAGATTATCAGAAGATTTCTGTACAAGAAATGCCAGAAACAGCACCTCCAGGTCAATTACCAAGATCGGTTGACGTTATTTTGGATGATGATTTGGTGGATTTGACAAAACCAGGTGATCGTGTTCAAATTGTTGGTGTATATCGTGCCTTAGGGGGTGCCGCAAACAATAGCTCTTCTTTCAAAACAGTTGTTTTGAGTAATTCTGTCTACTTGCTACATGCCAGATCAACTGGGGTTGCTTCTCAAGAAAAGTTAACTGATCAAGATATtagaaatataaataaacttGCAAAGGATAGAAAgatttttgatattttatcCCGTTCGTTGGCTCCTTCAATTTATGGGTTTGAGTATATCAAGAAAGCTGTTTTGCTTATGTTGATGGGTGGTGTTGAGAAAAACTTAGACAATGGTACACACTTGAGAGGTGAcattaatattttgatgGTTGGTGACCCATCCACCGCCAAATCACAGGTTTTGCGGTTTGTGTTGAACACTGCCTCGTTGGCTATTGCCACCACTGGTAGAGGATCATCAGGTGTAGGTTTAACGGCAGCTGTCACCACTGACAAGGAAACAGGAGAAAGAAGATTAGAGGCTGGTGCAATGGTATTGGCTGACAGAGGTATTGTTtgtattgatgaatttgataaaatgtCAGATATTGATAGAGTGGCCATTCACGAGGTGATGGAACAACAGACAGTCACTATTGCTAAGGCTGGTATTCACACTTCATTAAATGCTCGTTGCTCAGTCATCGCTGCGGCTAATCCTGTTTTTGGACAGTACGATGTCCATAAAGATCCACACAAAAACATTGCGTTGCCCGATTCATTATTGTCTCGTTTTGATTTGCTATTTGTGGTCACAGATGATGTTAACCCAACAAGAGACAGGGTCATTTCTGAACATGTTTTAAGAATGCACAGGTTTGTTCCACCTGGATTGATGGAGGGAGAACCAATCAGAGAAAAGTCAGCAGTAACATTGGCTGTCGGAGATGATGAAACCAACGAACAAGAGTTATTAGAACAACCGatgtttgaaaaattcaacacATTATTGCATGCTGGtattcaaaacaaaaagacgaataatattctttcaattccattcttgaaaaaatatGTCCAGTACGCCAAGCAAAGAGTGCAACCCGTGTTGACGAAAGGTGCGTCCGACTACATTGTTAGTACATATTCCTCCTTGAGAAACGATTTGATAGGTAACAACCAAAGAAATACTGCTCCAATAACAGCAAGAACTTTAGAGACATTGATTCGTTTAGCCACAGCTCACGCAAAAGTCCGTTTATCCAAAACCGTTGATGTGAAAGATGCAAAGGTTGCTGAAGAGTTATTGAGATATGCATTATTCAAAGAAGTAGCCAAGAAGACAAAAAAGAGACAAAAGACTGCCAACATAGTGGACTCagaggaagaggaggaagaggaaTCCGACGCGGAAATGGAAAAATCTGACGATGAAATAATTCCTAGACAAAGTACTAGAAGAACTAGAACCGCAGCTCAAACACAGCCTccacagcaacaacaacaagcatCTCCTTCGCCGACACCCGAGCCACCACTTGGACACCGAGACGATGGAGATGACGATGGAGTTGGTGAGGAATTGGAGCAATTCCATTTGTCATCatctcaacaacaacaacaacagtattTGCAGCCATTGACAGAGAGATCATCAAGCAACATTGTATCATCTACCAACACAAATGCAATCAGCATTGAAAGattgaatattttcaaGAGAATACTAGCCCAGGTGTCACgttcttcattatttgcAAACGAACAGGCTGTGGCAAACTATCGTGATGTTACTCGTGCTATCAATGAACAAATGGAACAAGAAGACATTTTCTCAGAGCAAGAGTTGACTGCTGGATTTGAGGTGATGAGTTctgaaaacaaattttatcTAGAAAGTGATaagatttggaaaatttaAGCAAGCAGGCTAAAATAAAGTAGATGAGTATGGGATTTGTAATTTTATGTGTATGTTATAGTCTGGTttatgtattttttttttttataattgtattatgaaattgtattgttttgattttgcaAGATTCtgacattttttttttttcaacctCTTCTCGAGTGAGCATGAAATAATAGAAGTGTTTGGAACCATTGATTCTTGAACGGTTTTAGAAAGCATACGATCTGCTTGCTTAACACATTTATATAACACCATCGATGTATGGTACCAATAACGACCTCGCTGCAGATGATAATGCGACAGATAACAAATTGCTACCTCAGTCTATTCCCATCAATCTCGAAGCAAATAAAGTAACCAAAAAACGcaaaaagaagaggaaaaagaagaagaaaaccAGAAAGCAGAATACTGGAAATTCAGAACTACATAGAATAGAACAGGAAACCCAAATAACACCTCACAacgaagaaaaaaaatctcCTGCTCCGCTAGCCTATGATTATGATCCTCTAAGTTATAATCAGTACATTTTACCATCCGAGACGTCTCAGGAAGGATTTAAAAGGTATCAAGGTGAATTATTGACCCATACAGTTGATACTCTTCCAGCACCAGTCAagaaattttggaaaagaaGGTATgcattatttgaaaaatttgatgaagGGATATACTTATCATCCGAATTATGGTATAGTGTAACGGCAGAATCCATTGCCAAATATACAGCAGGTCTATTTCGCGATTTATTGCCCAATGCTACATCAGGGTTGGATCTATGTTGTGGAGGAGGAGGGAATACTATACAATTTGCTAAGCTTTTTGACCACATTGGTGCTCTTGATATAAATCCCATAAATCTATATTGTACAGAACACAACTGCAATGTTTATGGTGTTCAAGATAATGTCTGGATGATTGAAGCCGATTGGAATGAAGTCAGCAAATTGAAGGATGGAAATATAAACATAGCTTGGATTCCCGAGAGCATTCGCCGctttgaaaatgaagagaaagtacaatttgattttgtttttagttCTCCGCCTTGGGGTGGAACAAATTATAATCGAAAGGTGTTTGACTTGAATTCAATGGAACCATTTCCTATTACAAGAATGCTAAAGCAGATAAAGCAATACACCAATAATGTTGGGTTATACCTACCGCGACTGCTGAACTTAAAACAACTTAAAACAGCAGTATTGAAAACTTTTGGTAAAGAAGGGAAGTGTCGAGTTGTCCATCTTCGTTCAGATGGTAGAATTATTGCAATTTTAGCATTGATAGGCAAGGAGCTAACAGAGAATTTTGATAGTATGtttaatgataaagaagATGAAGGTGATGCAAGCGATGGAATTTGTTCAGatgaaattcaaattagTGAAAACGAAATGGTTGAACGTACCACAAATGCCTCATATGATTATCGTCAGGACAGCAACAACGATGAAGATATGACTGAAGATAGTGATGACACAGGGCATGAAGTTGGTAGCGAGAGCAAAAGTGAAAACGACCCCGCTAGCGATGATAAtgtcaacaacaaaccaAAGCTGAGAAAGAAAGGCAAAGATTCAACCAAAAAGGTgtctgaagaagaattacaGAAAATTATACAAGAATACGTAAATTCAGGGAGTacatttcaatttgaagAGGTTTTAGAGGACTATGAAAGTGATGACAAAGTTTAAAGCTTTGTGAGGAAACCAGTTTTCCATATAATATTTAGAGATCTGCATATAAACGAATTTGTTCAACAAATGAtatttgtctttttttttttttttttctctcttaGTCTTTCCCTCATTCAATCAACTCacattgaatttttttttttttttttccttttttaaCAAAATGTTTGTCGAGTAAGACATtacacaacaacaacaacgagACATCTTTTCCCAATACCCCATCGTCCGACattttgcaacaacaacatctaCTTTAAACCTAGAAGTTATCCACTTGGTTCCATTCGGCTTTCATTTAGTATTAAAATAATTTGGAGTCAGTCTCACCTTCCATCATGGACTCAGAAACAATTGCATATTTCGATAGTAAACTTGATAAAGTTACCTCACAATTGAATATAgacaatgaaaaaattgttgaattacaacaagaaatcgttttattgaaacaataCATTGACTATCAAAACTCAAAGATCGATAAGGTAACCACTTTAATTAGCAATttgttggaaaaaaaatcgCAAGATGAAGCTGTTCTCAACACATTACAGGCACTTCAAGAggatgttgatgttggaGACCTTCAAAGACAAGTAGACCAGTTAACATCTCATCATGCACTTGgtcaaccacaaccaccaccacaacagCAGCTACTTAACTCCCAGCAACGCCAGCAACCTCGTCAACAAAATCAGCAGCAATCACTTCAacatcaccaacaacaccaacagcaccaccagcaacatcaacatcaacatcaacaccaaaaccaaaaccaacaTCAACAGCATCATTCTCAAAGAACTTCTCATATGCTGCAGGAAATCTCCAGTCAATTAGAAAGTAATATGGATCCAGCTTTGCACCAGGTAGCTGTCGCAACTGCTGCAGTTCAGCAAGCACAGGCTCATTCTCAATCAAATGAACCACTTGGAATTGCATCTCTGTCCCAGCCAAGAGTGAGCAAACCAAACAAGAAACAATCTAGGAGAAAGTCCGACAATACAGGACTCAAAGGTGATCCCACAAGGCCAAAGTCTTCACCTGTCAGAAAAGTACATATCACGTTTGTGCACAATCCTACAAACGTAAGGGAAATATATGATGAGTTTTTCAAAGGCTATAAAGGACAAGAACCATTATGCGAATTAGACGAAAAGTATGGAAAGAGCGAATGGAGAGGAGATTCAAGATCCaaagaatcaaaaagatttcaaagaagaaagaagttATGTGACGCCATTCAAAGAGGTATGGTCAAATACGGTAAGAGTGCCgatgatattattgaatatcTTGAAAGTTTCCGCAAGGACAAGTCATTAACCTGGTTGATGAATGGTCACTTGCCTGACGATCTTCAATCTTAAAAAGAAGATTCCAGTTTGATTAGTGgtactctttttttttttttttttgccactaaaactataaatttcttgttaaaccttttattgattcttgactattttttgttctatTACCTTCTATTGTACTGTATCTCATCCCTCTGTAGTATactgattttttttgttattgttgtttttagTCAATTgtatattaattaatgcATATTAGTTCGGTTAATCATTCCGGAACTTGATGGGGATGGTCAGAACCTGTCCTATGGGCACGTGACGCTGTACTTGCCACTCAATTGTCCAACTACCACAGTTCGGAATTGAGACTAGTCGTGCAAAATGCACCAAGTCTAATATACTTGGCGACGACGACGATGCtatacatttttttttttttttttccataaagttccatcatttttttccttctcacgaatataaaaattttcactTTTGCTGCCCCAAACTCCAACCAgttgaaattttttgtttttctctTTTCCATTTCACTTTACAtacatttttctttattagtTTAGGTATTACTTACTTgaacatatttttttttttttttactaaAGAAAGCTATTAATTCAAGAAAATGTTATCAGCTAGAAATTCCTTGAAGAATATTAGTCGTCAATTCCCTAAAGCACTTACTCGTGCTCAATCCACTACTGCCGCTCCAACCGGTCCAGTTATTGGTATTGATTTAGGTACTACCAACTCAGCTGTTGCTGTTATGGAAGGTAAGACCCCAAAGATTTTAGAAAACTCAGAAGGTGGAAGAACTACTCCATCGATTGTTGCTTTCACTAAAGATGGTGAAAGATTGGTTGGTATTCCTGCCAAACGTCAAGCTGTTGTCAACCCAAGTGACACTTTGTTTGCCACCAAACGTTTGATTGGTCGTCGTTACGAAGACCCAGAAGTCCAAAGAGATATTAACCAAGTTCCATACAAAATTGTCAAACACGGCAATGGTGATGCTTGGTTAGAAGCTAGAGGTGAACAATATTCCCCACAACAAATTGGTGGTTTCATTTTGAACAAGATGAAGGAAACCGCTGAAGCTGCTTTGAGCAAGAAGGTTAACAGTGCTGTTGTCACCTGTCCAGCTTATTTCAATGATGCCCAAAGACAAGCCACCAAGGATGCTGGTAAAATTGTTGGTTTGAATGTTTTGAGAGTTATCAATGAACCAACTGCTGCTGCCTTGGCCTATGGtttagaaaagaaagatggTGAAGTTGTTGCTGTCTTTGATTTGGGTGGTGGTACTTTTGATGTTTCCATCTTAGATATTGGTGCTGGTGTGTTCGAAGTCAAATCTACCAATGGTGATACTCATTTGGGTGGTGAAGATTTTGATATCGCTTTAGTTAGATACATTGTTGATGCCTTCAAGAAGGAATCTGGTATCGACTTAGAAAAAGACAAGATGGCCATCCAAAGAATCAGAGAAGCTGCTGAAAAAGCTAAGATCGAATTGTCTTCTACTGTATCAACTGAAATCAACTTGCCATTTATTACTGCTGATGCTTCTGGTCCAAAACACATTAACCAAAAGATTTCAAGAGCtcaatttgaacaattagTTGAACCATTGATCAAGAAAACCATTGAACCATGTAAAAAGGCTTTGAAGGATGCTGGTTTATCTACTTCTGACATTTCTGAAGTTATCCTTGTTGGTGGTATGTCAAGAATGCCAAAGGTTGTTGAAACTGTCAAATCTATTTTCGGTAAAGAACCATCCAAAGGTATCAACCCTGATGAAGCTGTTGCTATGGGTGCTGCCATTCAAGGTGGTATTTTAGCTGGTGAAGTTAAGGATGTTGTTTTGTTAGATGTTACCCCATTGTCCTTGGGTATCGAAACCATGGGTGGTGTCTTTGCTAGATTGATTTCTAGAAACACTACTATTCCAGCCAAAAAGTCTCAAATCTTCTctactgctgctgctggtCAAACTTCTGTTGAAATCAGAGTGTTCCAAGGTGAAAGAGAATTAACCAGAGacaataaattgattggtAACTTTACTTTATCTGGTATTCCACCAGCTCCAAAGGGTGTTCCACAAATTGAAGTCACTTTTGACATTGACACTGATGGTATTATTAAAGTTTCTGCACGTGATAAGGCCACCAACAAAGATGCTTCTATTACAGTTGCTGGTTCTTCCGGTTTGTCCGATGCCGAAATCGAAAAAATGGTTAACGATGCTGAAAAATTCGCTGAATCAGACAAGGCTAGAAGAGAAGCCATTGAATCTGCCAACAGAGCTGATCAATTATGTAACGATACTGAAAACTCATTGAATGAacacaaagaaaaattgtcCAGTGAAGCTGTTCAAAAAGTTCAAGATCAAATACAACAATTGAGAgaaattgttttgaaaGCACAAGCCGGTGAAGAAGTTTCACCAGAAGAATTGAAGCAAAAGACCGAAGAATTGCAAAACGAAGCCATCAACCTTTTCAAAGACTTGTACAAAGACGGTGGTGAATCATCTGGCTCTTCTGAACAACCAAAGAACTAAATGTGATTGAAGGTTTGTCCTGCATGTGTCACAATAACTGAAACTTCAAAGGGTTTACTACATGTGATATTAGAGGTAGAACActaacatttttttttcaattttgtatatatatttgttgttataaTCGAATCTTTCTTTCCATTTTTCTACCTTTGACTATCATGTTTCCATATGCTTCAAAATATAGTATTCTTGTATATAAGTCACCATTATTTAACCGAATTACAAAGAATGTAAataaaagatttttttttttttaaaaaaaaaaaaagaaaacagaattttatttattagaattagaatttATCTCATTTAACTAACTATAGAACTTAGACTATGATTCAAACCAAATGATCTTTTCAACGGTGAATTGAGTTTTGAATTACTTCTTCTAATTACAGTACCATAGGTTTTCATCAAGACATCGGAATTCTTGCCACTGCTAACAACGGAATACGTTTTTTgtaatgatgaaattgattcgTGATCTTCAAAATTCTcatcttcctcttcct encodes:
- a CDS encoding Nucleolar complex protein, putative (Similar to S. cerevisiae NOC4), with the protein product MAPKRKSVKGGVEPKNKKVRAIIPQKDPDTLLSLEELTKLSNEIDESLKFNNLVPLLEQFKLIKTKLIKNIDSDVENTARKLALLLYRNFNKINDEIISNGGNSDRSALSEDKKIIIKWLSEKYTTFKDIICGFIKDKLAGPTSLQLDLLDIILNFIKSESQRKSSTSEVIFFPTQSYKSLIESILNSKNGKVSFDGTSENFIILEFLDKLQKYWDLQFYFYNNLSEVLNEWKQEKSEKDLQLVFANFLTILRKGLLFNEKTLEDEPLWIAPNKEGKLPSSLYKHTLFKSQFQKSVIAMLSYPLSQEQYKSVLMILHKRIIPYMSQPQALMDFLTDCYDLTDDLIVPILALNSLYELMKSYNLEYPDFYSKLYSLLTPELLYTKYRSRFFRLCDLFLSSTHLSANLVASFIKKLARISLAASASGVVIIIPFIYNLLKKHPTCMIMLHREDTETGYQDPFNSEEKNPLHTEAIKSSLWELDTLMTHYHPNVATLAKIFGEPFRKPSYNMEDFLDWSYNSLLQSEYDRKFKDKNSALEFEEFDKVLDAPNNGSKNSLLEGWTLV
- a CDS encoding Protein involved in DNA replication, putative (Similar to S. cerevisiae MCM3), producing the protein MDDRFLNPPSTADQDDTTQPLDAIFGDRVRRFQEFLDRIDSNTGIDYRSIIKDMLIKSKFRLSVSIDEIREFDREFWLGLLNQPADYLPACERALRDTVLAIYDPQDPSFPHDSYDPNQQYYLSFKGAFGGHSLTPRSIDSSFLSKMVSIEGIVTRASLVRPKVIRSVHYAEKTGRFYAREYRDQTTSFDAIATPAIYPTEDMEGNKLTTEYGYSTYRDYQKISVQEMPETAPPGQLPRSVDVILDDDLVDLTKPGDRVQIVGVYRALGGAANNSSSFKTVVLSNSVYLLHARSTGVASQEKLTDQDIRNINKLAKDRKIFDILSRSLAPSIYGFEYIKKAVLLMLMGGVEKNLDNGTHLRGDINILMVGDPSTAKSQVLRFVLNTASLAIATTGRGSSGVGLTAAVTTDKETGERRLEAGAMVLADRGIVCIDEFDKMSDIDRVAIHEVMEQQTVTIAKAGIHTSLNARCSVIAAANPVFGQYDVHKDPHKNIALPDSLLSRFDLLFVVTDDVNPTRDRVISEHVLRMHRFVPPGLMEGEPIREKSAVTLAVGDDETNEQELLEQPMFEKFNTLLHAGIQNKKTNNILSIPFLKKYVQYAKQRVQPVLTKGASDYIVSTYSSLRNDLIGNNQRNTAPITARTLETLIRLATAHAKVRLSKTVDVKDAKVAEELLRYALFKEVAKKTKKRQKTANIVDSEEEEEEESDAEMEKSDDEIIPRQSTRRTRTAAQTQPPQQQQQASPSPTPEPPLGHRDDGDDDGVGEELEQFHLSSSQQQQQQYLQPLTERSSSNIVSSTNTNAISIERLNIFKRILAQVSRSSLFANEQAVANYRDVTRAINEQMEQEDIFSEQELTAGFEVMSSENKFYLESDKIWKI
- a CDS encoding Trimethyl guanosine synthase, putative (Similar to S. cerevisiae TGS1) translates to MYGTNNDLAADDNATDNKLLPQSIPINLEANKVTKKRKKKRKKKKKTRKQNTGNSELHRIEQETQITPHNEEKKSPAPLAYDYDPLSYNQYILPSETSQEGFKRYQGELLTHTVDTLPAPVKKFWKRRYALFEKFDEGIYLSSELWYSVTAESIAKYTAGLFRDLLPNATSGLDLCCGGGGNTIQFAKLFDHIGALDINPINLYCTEHNCNVYGVQDNVWMIEADWNEVSKLKDGNINIAWIPESIRRFENEEKVQFDFVFSSPPWGGTNYNRKVFDLNSMEPFPITRMLKQIKQYTNNVGLYLPRSSNLKQLKTAVLKTFGKEGKCRVVHLRSDGRIIAILALIGKELTENFDSMFNDKEDEGDASDGICSDEIQISENEMVERTTNASYDYRQDSNNDEDMTEDSDDTGHEVGSESKSENDPASDDNVNNKPKSRKKGKDSTKKVSEEELQKIIQEYVNSGSTFQFEEVLEDYESDDKV
- a CDS encoding Heat shock protein (Similar to S. cerevisiae SSC1), whose translation is MLSARNSLKNISRQFPKALTRAQSTTAAPTGPVIGIDLGTTNSAVAVMEGKTPKILENSEGGRTTPSIVAFTKDGERLVGIPAKRQAVVNPSDTLFATKRLIGRRYEDPEVQRDINQVPYKIVKHGNGDAWLEARGEQYSPQQIGGFILNKMKETAEAALSKKVNSAVVTCPAYFNDAQRQATKDAGKIVGLNVLRVINEPTAAALAYGLEKKDGEVVAVFDLGGGTFDVSILDIGAGVFEVKSTNGDTHLGGEDFDIALVRYIVDAFKKESGIDLEKDKMAIQRIREAAEKAKIELSSTVSTEINLPFITADASGPKHINQKISRAQFEQLVEPLIKKTIEPCKKALKDAGLSTSDISEVILVGGMSRMPKVVETVKSIFGKEPSKGINPDEAVAMGAAIQGGILAGEVKDVVLLDVTPLSLGIETMGGVFARLISRNTTIPAKKSQIFSTAAAGQTSVEIRVFQGERELTRDNKLIGNFTLSGIPPAPKGVPQIEVTFDIDTDGIIKVSARDKATNKDASITVAGSSGLSDAEIEKMVNDAEKFAESDKARREAIESANRADQLCNDTENSLNEHKEKLSSEAVQKVQDQIQQLREIVLKAQAGEEVSPEELKQKTEELQNEAINLFKDLYKDGGESSGSSEQPKN